GTGTTCGCGCTGGTCTACGCCGCACTCGCCGTCATCGAGGTGAGGCTGATGGTCAAGTACGTCAAGCAGGGGCCGCCCGAGCTCACCGAGGCCGACCTCAACCCGCCCACCAAGATCGGCGGCCCCGGATCCGGAGCGGATTCCGGCGACGCTTCCGATGCCGACCGGCCCATGGCCTTCTCGTACTGAGACTGAGGAGCTGCTGAGGCATGGAACTTCACGACGTCTGGTTCGTACTCATCGCGGTCCTGTGGATCGGCTACTTCTTCCTGGAGGGATTCGACTTCGGGATCGGGGTCCTGACCAAGGTGCTCGCCCGCGGCCGCACCGAGCGGCGCGTCCTGATCAACACCATCGGACCCGTCTGGGACGGCAACGAGGTGTGGCTGCTCACTGCCGGCGGCGCGACCTTCGCCGCTTTCCCCGAGTGGTACGCGACACTCTTCTCGGGCTTCTATCTGCCGCTCCTGATGATCCTGGTCTGCCTGATCGTGCGCGGTGTCGCCTTCGAGTACCGGGCGAAGCGGCCCGAGGAGAAGTGGCAGACCAACTGGGAGCACGCGATCTTCTGGACCTCTCTGATACCGGCGGTTCTGTGGGGCGTGGCCTTCGGGAACATCGTGCGCGGCGTGAAGATCGACGTGCACAAGGAGTTCGTGGGCAGCTTCTGGGACCTGCTCAACCCGTACGCGCTCCTCGGTGGTCTGGTGACGCTGACGCTGTTCACCTTCCACGGCGCGGTGTTCGCCTCGCTCAAGACGGTGGGCGACATCCGGGTGCGGGCGCGGAAGACGGCGCTGGGGCTCGGTCCCGTCGCCGCGGCCCTCGCGCTCGCCTTCCTGATCTGGACCCAGGCCGACAAGGGCGACGGCTCGTCGCTGATCGCGATGATCGTCACGGTGGTCGCCCTCGTCGGGGCCATCATCGCCATCAGGGCGGGGCGTGAGGGCTGGTCGTTCGCGCTGTCCGGCATCACGATCGCGGCAGCCTTCGCGATGCTCTTCCTGACGCTGTTCCCGAACGTCATGCCGTCGTCGCTCGACCCGGACTGGAGCCTCACGGTCACCAACGCCTCGTCGAGCCCCTACACCCTGAAGATCATGACCTGGTGCGCGGCGGTGGCGACGCCCATCGTGCTGCTCTACCAGTCGTGGACGTACTGGGTGTTCCGCAAGCGGATCGGCACCCAGCACATCGCCGACGCCGCACACTGAGCCCCTGATGACGAGGGTGTGTTTCACGTGAAACCGATCGACCAGCGGCTGCTCCGGTACGCCAGGGCCACTCGCCTCTTCCTGATCGCGGTGGTGGTCCTCGGCGTGGCCGGGGCGGGCCTGGTCATCGCTCAGGCGATGCTCATCGCCGAGGTGGTGGTGGGGACTTTCGAGCACGGTCTTGATGTCTTCGCCCTGCGCACACCGCTCTTGCTGCTTGCGCTGGTGGCGGCCGGACGCGGTCTGGTCTCCTGGCTGACCGAACTGGCCGCTCACCGGGCCAGCGCGGCGGTCAAGTCGGAGCTGCGCGGACGGCTCCTGGAGCGCGCCTCCCAGCTGGGTCCGGGGTGGCTCAGCGGGCAGCGGACCGGATCCCTGGTGGCGCTCGCGACGCGGGGTGTGGACGCGCTCGACGACTACTTCTCGCGATATCTGCCGCAGTTGGGCCTCGCGGTGGTGGTGCCCGTCGCGGTGCTCGCGCGCATCGTCACCGAGGACTGGGTGTCCGCGGCGATCATCGTGTGCACACTGCCTCTGATCCCCGTCTTCATGATCCTCATCGGCTGGGCCACCCAGTCCCACATGGACCGTCAGTGGCGGCTCCTGTCCCGGCTCTCGGGGCACTTCCTGGACGTGGTCGCCGGACTTCCGACGCTGAAGGTGTTCGGCCGGGCCAAGGCGCAGGCCGAGTCGGTCCGCCGGATCACCGGCGAGTACCGGCAGGCGACGATGCGGACCTTGCGCATCGCTTTCCTGTCGTCGTTCGCCCTCGAACTGCTCTCGACACTGTCGGTCGCCCTGGTGGCCGTGACCATCGGCATGCGGCTCGTGCACGGTGACATGGACCTCTACGTGGGACTGGTCATTCTCGTCCTCGCGCCCGAGGCCTATCTGCCACTGCGTCAGGTCGGCGCGCAGTACCACGCGGCGGCCGAGGGGCTCGCCGCCGCGGAGGAGATCTTCGCCGTTCTGGAGACCCCGGTGCCGCCGTCCGGCGCCGGAGCGGTGCCCGCGGCCACCGGTATCGCCTTCGACGGAGTGACCGTCCGCTATCCCGGCCGGTCCACGGACGCCGTCTCGGAGGCCGACTTCGAGGTCGCGCCCGGGGAGACGGTGGCACTCGTCGGCCCGAGCGGCGTGGGCAAGTCGACGCTGCTGAGCGCGGCGCTCGGATTCGTCCGTCCCGACGCGGGGCGGGTCCTCGTCGGGGGCGCCGATCTGGCCGGTCTCGACCAGGAGGCGTGGCACGCGCGCGTGGCCTGGGTGCCGCAGCGACCGCAGCTGTACGCCGGGTCGGTCGCGGACAACGTGAGGCTCGCGCGGCCCGACGCGTCCTCCGCGGAGGTCGAGGAGGCGCTGCGCGAGGCAGGGGCCCAGGACTTCGTCCGTGCGCTGCCCGACGGCGCGGACACTCTGCTCGGCGACGACGGGGCCGGGCTCTCCGCCGGGCAGCGGCAACGCCTCGCCCTGGCACGGGCGTTCCTCGCCGACCGGCCCGTGGTGCTGCTGGACGAGCCGACGGCCGCCCTCGACGGGGAGACAGAGGCGGGGATCGTCGAGGCGGTCCGCAGGCTTGCCGCCGGCCGTACCGTCCTTCTGGTGGTGCACCGTCCCGCGCTGCTGGCCGTCGCCGACCGGGTGGTGCGTCTCGACGTGCCGCGTTCCCCTGCGGTGGCGGGGGAGCCTGCGGTACGACCCGTGCCGTCGGCCGAGGCGGCCGAAGTGCCCGGCTACGTAGAGGACCGTCACGTATCCGATCACTCCGGAGAGAGCCGGGGCAGTGTGCTCGCGCGTGTGCGGGGTGCCGCGCGGGCGCGGCGGGGGCGCCTTGCCCTCGCGCTGCTGCTCGGAGCGCTCGCCCTCGGCAGCGCCGTCGGGCTGATGGCGACCTCCGGGTGGCTCATCTCGCGGGCCTCGCAACAGCCGCCCGTGATGTACCTGATGGTCGCCGTCACGGCGACCCGCGCCTTCGGGATCGGCCGCGCCTGCTTCCGGTACGCCGAGCGGGTCGTGTCGCACGACGCCGTGCTGCGGATGCTGGCCGACACCAGAGTCGCCGTCTACCGGCGCCTTGAGCGGCTCGCCCCCGCGGGCCTGCGCGCGACGCGCCGCGGCGATCTGCTCTCCCGGCTCGTCGCCGATGTGGACGCCCTCCAGGACTACTGGCTGCGCTGGCTGCTGCCCGCGTCGGCCGCCGCGGTGGTCGGTGCCGCCTCCGTCGTGTTCACCGCATGGATGCTGCCCTCCGCCGGTGCCGTGCTCGCCGCCGGCCTGCTGCTCGCGGGGGTCGGTGTGCCGCTGCTCTCCGGAGCCGTCGCCCGTCGCGCCGAGCGCCGGCTGGCCCCCGCGCGCGGGACGCTGGCCACCCGCGTGGCCGAACTCCTCACCGGCACCGCCGAACTGACCGTCTCCGGAGCGCTTTCCGCGCGCACCGCGCAGGCGAAGGCCGCCGACTCCGTGCTGACGCGGATCGCGTCCCGCGCCGCCACCGCCACCGCGCTGGGCGACGGACTGACCGCGCTGATCACCGGCCTCACTGTGGCCGGTGCGGCACTCGCCGGGGTGCAGGGTGTGCGCGAGGGCCGCCTCGACGGGGTCCAGCTCGCGGTCGTCGTCCTGACGCCGCTGGCCGCGTTCGAGGCCGTCATGGGCCTGCCACTCGCCGTGCAGTACCGCCAGCGGGTCAAGAAGAGCGCCGAACGCGTTCACGAGGTCCTGGACGCGACGGTCCCCGTACGCGAGCCGGAGGCGCCCGCGCAGGCGCCCCAGGATCCCTTCCCTCTGGTCGTGCGCGGTCTCGCCGCGCGCCACGACGGGCAGGGCCGGGACGCGCTCCACGGGGTCGACCTCACGCTGGAGCGGGGCCGCAGGGTCGCCGTCGTCGGCTCGTCCGGGTCCGGCAAGACGACGCTCGCGCAGGTCCTGCTGCGGTTCCTGGACGCGGGTGAGGGGTCGTACACCCTGGCCGGGCAGGACGCGTACGGGCTCGAAGGCGATGCGGTGCGGCGGCTCGTCGGGCTGTGCGCGCAGGACGCGCACCTCTTCGACAGCTCGGTGCGCGAGAACCTGCTCCTCGCGAAGAAGGGCGCCACCGACGACGGACTGCGCGAAGTCCTGGCCGCCGCGCGCCTCCTGGAGTGGGCGGATTCGCTGCCCGACGGGCTCGGCACCCTCGTCGGCGAACACGGCGCGCGCCTGTCCGGAGGCCAGCGGCAACGGCTCGCCCTGGCCCGCGCCCTGCTCGCCGACTTCCCCGTCCTCGTGCTCGACGAGCCCGCCGAGCACCTCGACCTGCCGACGGCGGACGCGCTGACGGCGGACCTCCTGTCCGCGACCGAGGGCCGGACAACGTTGCTGATCACGCACCGGATGGCCGGCCTCGACGCCGTGGACGAGGTCATCGTCCTCGACGAGGGAAGTGTCGTGCAGCGCGGCAGGTACGAGGATCTGGTCGCGGTCGAGGGGCCCTTGCGCGCGCTGTGGGAACGCGAGCGGGATGCGGAGCTCCTGGTGGGTGCGTAGTCGTGCGGACCGGGTGGCCGGGCAGGGCTCGTCCCGACTTTCCTCTCCAAATGGGACTAACTAGTCTCAAGGCATGTCAGCTGCTCCGGTGCCCGGCGCCACCCCACCGTCCGACGGCGAGCGGGACTCCTCCGACGCGCTGGAGGCGGCGACGCAGGCGACGCGCGGGCTCCAGGGACTGTCCGCCGAGTTGACCGCGCGGGTGCCGCAGCTGCTCGAAGCGATGCGGTCCGTAGGCACCGGTCCGGAGCTGCACTCCACCCTCGACCGCATCTGCGAGACGGCCGCCGAGCTCGCCGACGCCCGTTACGCGGCGATCGGCGTCGTCTCAGAGGACGGCGAGGCTCTCTCGGACTTCGTCTTCCACGGAGTCGACGGAGAGACGGCGGAGCTCATCGGACGGCTGCCCGACGGCCACTGCGGGCTCCTCGGTGCGCTCATCAACGACCCGGACCCGGTACGCCTCGCGAACCTCGCCGACGACCCCCGCTCCTGCGGCTTTCCGTCCCACCACCCGCCGATGCGGAGCTTTCTGGGCGTCCCCATCCGCGTACAGGGGGAGATCTTCGGCAACCTCTATCTGACGGAGAAGCAGGGCGGGATCGAGTTCAACGACTACGACCTGAACATGGTCCGTGTCCTCGCCACGGAGGCCGGCATCGCCATCGGCAACGCGCGCCTGTACGAGGCCGCCAGGCAGCGCGAGCGGTGGATCGACGGGTCCGTGGCCGTCACGACCGCCCTGCTGTCGGGCAGCGACGCCGAGGATGCCCTCCAGGTCGTCGCCGAACAGGCCAGACACCTGTCGGGCTCGTCGGCAGGCATCGTCCTCCTGCCGGCCGAGGAGGGCGGCATGGAGATCGTCGCCGTCTCGTCGGACGAGCCGTCGCAGGCCCTCGGCGTGATCATCCCGGCCGAGAGCGAGATCGTCGCCGAACTCCTGGTCGGCGCGGCCGTGTTCATCGACGACGCGTCCACCGACC
The DNA window shown above is from Streptomyces sp. NBC_01445 and carries:
- a CDS encoding GAF domain-containing sensor histidine kinase; translated protein: MSAAPVPGATPPSDGERDSSDALEAATQATRGLQGLSAELTARVPQLLEAMRSVGTGPELHSTLDRICETAAELADARYAAIGVVSEDGEALSDFVFHGVDGETAELIGRLPDGHCGLLGALINDPDPVRLANLADDPRSCGFPSHHPPMRSFLGVPIRVQGEIFGNLYLTEKQGGIEFNDYDLNMVRVLATEAGIAIGNARLYEAARQRERWIDGSVAVTTALLSGSDAEDALQVVAEQARHLSGSSAGIVLLPAEEGGMEIVAVSSDEPSQALGVIIPAESEIVAELLVGAAVFIDDASTDPRILTDLAHEYGPAMMLPLQSDGRVLGTLVTPRARGARPFSDAERTLATQFASQAALALMMAEAQRDRERLAVYEDRDRIARDLHDLVIQRLFATGMMLESAQRRSVVPEVQVGVGRAVDELDVTIQEIRTAIFALQQGPAEAPSGLRTRVLREINMAAVPLGFKPTHHFAGAVDTVVGELTGKNLIAALREALSNAFRHAEAARIDVVVDANVTLPDGQPGVRLTVADDGVGIPEGGRRSGLKNLKRRADSLGGDSWYGPGIGEDGGGTTVIWQAPH
- the cydB gene encoding cytochrome d ubiquinol oxidase subunit II; the protein is MELHDVWFVLIAVLWIGYFFLEGFDFGIGVLTKVLARGRTERRVLINTIGPVWDGNEVWLLTAGGATFAAFPEWYATLFSGFYLPLLMILVCLIVRGVAFEYRAKRPEEKWQTNWEHAIFWTSLIPAVLWGVAFGNIVRGVKIDVHKEFVGSFWDLLNPYALLGGLVTLTLFTFHGAVFASLKTVGDIRVRARKTALGLGPVAAALALAFLIWTQADKGDGSSLIAMIVTVVALVGAIIAIRAGREGWSFALSGITIAAAFAMLFLTLFPNVMPSSLDPDWSLTVTNASSSPYTLKIMTWCAAVATPIVLLYQSWTYWVFRKRIGTQHIADAAH
- the cydD gene encoding thiol reductant ABC exporter subunit CydD, giving the protein MKPIDQRLLRYARATRLFLIAVVVLGVAGAGLVIAQAMLIAEVVVGTFEHGLDVFALRTPLLLLALVAAGRGLVSWLTELAAHRASAAVKSELRGRLLERASQLGPGWLSGQRTGSLVALATRGVDALDDYFSRYLPQLGLAVVVPVAVLARIVTEDWVSAAIIVCTLPLIPVFMILIGWATQSHMDRQWRLLSRLSGHFLDVVAGLPTLKVFGRAKAQAESVRRITGEYRQATMRTLRIAFLSSFALELLSTLSVALVAVTIGMRLVHGDMDLYVGLVILVLAPEAYLPLRQVGAQYHAAAEGLAAAEEIFAVLETPVPPSGAGAVPAATGIAFDGVTVRYPGRSTDAVSEADFEVAPGETVALVGPSGVGKSTLLSAALGFVRPDAGRVLVGGADLAGLDQEAWHARVAWVPQRPQLYAGSVADNVRLARPDASSAEVEEALREAGAQDFVRALPDGADTLLGDDGAGLSAGQRQRLALARAFLADRPVVLLDEPTAALDGETEAGIVEAVRRLAAGRTVLLVVHRPALLAVADRVVRLDVPRSPAVAGEPAVRPVPSAEAAEVPGYVEDRHVSDHSGESRGSVLARVRGAARARRGRLALALLLGALALGSAVGLMATSGWLISRASQQPPVMYLMVAVTATRAFGIGRACFRYAERVVSHDAVLRMLADTRVAVYRRLERLAPAGLRATRRGDLLSRLVADVDALQDYWLRWLLPASAAAVVGAASVVFTAWMLPSAGAVLAAGLLLAGVGVPLLSGAVARRAERRLAPARGTLATRVAELLTGTAELTVSGALSARTAQAKAADSVLTRIASRAATATALGDGLTALITGLTVAGAALAGVQGVREGRLDGVQLAVVVLTPLAAFEAVMGLPLAVQYRQRVKKSAERVHEVLDATVPVREPEAPAQAPQDPFPLVVRGLAARHDGQGRDALHGVDLTLERGRRVAVVGSSGSGKTTLAQVLLRFLDAGEGSYTLAGQDAYGLEGDAVRRLVGLCAQDAHLFDSSVRENLLLAKKGATDDGLREVLAAARLLEWADSLPDGLGTLVGEHGARLSGGQRQRLALARALLADFPVLVLDEPAEHLDLPTADALTADLLSATEGRTTLLITHRMAGLDAVDEVIVLDEGSVVQRGRYEDLVAVEGPLRALWERERDAELLVGA